A DNA window from Mastomys coucha isolate ucsf_1 unplaced genomic scaffold, UCSF_Mcou_1 pScaffold21, whole genome shotgun sequence contains the following coding sequences:
- the Ms4a10 gene encoding membrane-spanning 4-domains subfamily A member 10 has product MAVQAPTVISSSVIEEVSPWQNLGPAQPARKVAQPQHLVPDGHLEKAPEGSDFLQKLAGFHIAIAFAHLAFGGYLVSTVKNLHLVVLKCWYPLWGTVSFLIAGIAAMATVTFPKTSMKTLCVIANIINLFCALAGFFVIAKDLFLEGPFPWPIWRPYPNSTSYIQRLELTMLCFTFLEIFLSGPTAITAYRMKRLHAEDKDDTPLIPDTPMELKGLSLGPPSYKDVTKD; this is encoded by the exons ATGGCTGTACAAGCTCCCACAGTGATTTCCAGCAGTGTTATTGAAGAAGTCTCTCCATGGCAGAACCTAGGACCTGCCCAGCCTGCGAGGAAAGTGGCCCAGCCCCAGCATCTGGTTCCAGATGGACACCTTGAGAAAGCCCCGGAGGGAAGTGACTTTCTACAGAAATTGGCT GGCTTTCACATCGCCATTGCTTTTGCACACCTGGCCTTTGGTGGATACCTGGTCTCCACAGTCAAGAATCTGCACTTGGTGGTATTGAAGTGCTGGTATCCACTCTGGGGAACTGTCTCT TTTCTCATTGCAGGGATTGCAGCCATGGCAACAGTGACATTTCCTAAGACCTCTATG AAGACTCTCTGTGTGATAGCAAACATCATCAACCTGTTCTGCGCCCTGGCTGGCTTCTTTGTCATTGCCAAGGACCTCTTTCTGGAGGGTCCTTTTCCATGGCCAATCTGGAGACCATACCCCAACTCCACA TCCTACATCCAAAGACTAGAGCTGACGATGCTCTGCTTCACCTTCCTGGAGATCTTCCTGTCGGGGCCCACAGCCATTACAGCCTATAGGATGAAACGCCTGCACGCAGAG GACAAGGATGACACCCCACTCATTCCTGACACACCTATGGAACTTAAAGGTCTATCACTGGGACCACCATCCTATAAAGATGTGACTAAAG ATTAA